The Vicia villosa cultivar HV-30 ecotype Madison, WI linkage group LG1, Vvil1.0, whole genome shotgun sequence genome includes a region encoding these proteins:
- the LOC131619804 gene encoding glutathione S-transferase L3-like, translating into MATTVGAQPIRPPPLSSTSEQPPLFDGTTRLYTSYICPFAQRVWIARNYKGLQDKIQLVPFDLQNRPAWYKEKVYPENKVPSLEHNGKILGESLDLIKYLDANFEGTPLFPTDPAKKEFGEQLLSQVDTFVKDFFNALRGDTVQQSHPAFGFLENALGKFDDGPFLLGQFSSVDIAYIPFVERFHVVLVEAFKHDATEGKPNLAKWIEELNKIDAYTQTREDPQEIVDLVKKRFMPQK; encoded by the exons ATGGCCACCACTGT AGGCGCGCAACCAATTCGACCTCCTCCGTTATCTTCAACTTCCGAACAACCGCCTCTTTTTGACGGAACCACCAG gttGTACACCAGTTATATTTGTCCCTTTGCGCAACGTGTATGGATCGCTAGGAATTATAAG GGACTTCAAGACAAGATCCAATTGGTTCCTTTTGATCTTCAAAATAGACCTGCATGGTATAAGGAAAAAGTATACCCTGAAAATAAG GTGCCATCTTTGGAGCACAATGGCAAGATATTGGGAGAAAGTCTTGATTTGATCAAATATCTTGATGCTAACTTTGAAGGAACGCCTCTCTTTCCCACC GATCCCGCCAAGAAAGAGTTCGGTGAACAGTTGTTATCCCAGGTTGATACCTTTGTTAAAGACTTTTTCAATGCATTAAGAGGGGATACTGTGCAACAATCCC ATCCTGCTTTTGGATTCTTGGAGAATGCTCTTGGTAAATTTGATGATGGACCATTCCTGCTGGGTCAATTCAGTTCG GTGGATATTGCCTACATTCCTTTTGTTGAAAGATTCCATGTTGTTCTTGTTGAGGCGTTCAAGCACGACGCCACAGAAGGAAAACCTAATCTTGCAAAATGGATTGAG GAGTTGAACAAGATTGATGCTTATACACAAACAAGAGAGGATCCTCAGGAAATCGTCGATCTTGTCAAGAAACGTTTTATG CCTCAGAAGTGA